A genomic stretch from Hoplias malabaricus isolate fHopMal1 chromosome 4, fHopMal1.hap1, whole genome shotgun sequence includes:
- the LOC136695134 gene encoding zinc-alpha-2-glycoprotein-like isoform X3, translating into MGAAELLFFFVFGVLPALGDEHSLFYLYIVHSDRSVNNIYQFSVETLLDDTQLDSYSSRDGIRTPKQSWVKEIEESVWRTGTERLKDDGYLLYEFLNKQMKFSGHDPSERHVLQWRHGCEGETLPDGSVSPLNGFNDLHYDGEDLISYNWALRKWRVSASQSSDLEKRWNNENTYLHSALSQKYEDCLKWLGIYLKYNPTDTILTVPDVYVFEKKSQTESSRLTLTCLATGFYPKDLKMRLRRFTTSLPDHLLTSSGVRPNGDGTYQLRKSVDVQEEDTAGYDCSVEHSSLQEPEIKPWDRIHFASSGVQDLTFGLVIGPVVLVVYVFGLIFDRKNKTAISVKKHVSEVRWVIVNDPEAGDSGDVSGVGNSVGSNNGNNKNLCKGFEVLHMMWVEQGRSRG; encoded by the exons ATGGGAGCCGCTgaacttttgtttttctttgtgtttggaGTTCTTCCAGCTCTCGGAG ATGAACACTCTCTGTTTTACCTCTACATCGTCCACTCGGACCGCTCTGTGAATAACATCTACCAGTTCAGTGTAGAGACTCTGCTGGACGACACACAGTTGGACTCCTACAGCAGTCGGGACGGTATCAGGACTCCTAAACAGAGCTGGGTGAAGGAGatagaggagagtgtgtggagaACAGGAACTGAGAGGCTCAAGGATGATGGGTATCTTTTATACGAGTTCCTCAACAAACAGATGAAGTTCTCGGGCCATGATCCGTCAG AGCGTCATGTTCTTCAGTGGAGACACGGCTGTGAGGGGGAAACACTTCCTGACGGATCAGTTTCACCTTTAAATGGCTTTAATGATCTTCACTACGATGGAGAAGATTTAATCTCTTATAACTGGGCCCTGAGGAAGTGGAGAGTCTCAGCCTCTCAGAGCAGTGACCTGGAGAAGAGGTGGAATaatgaaaatacatatttacacagtgcTCTCAGTCAAAAATATGAGGACTGTCTGAAGTGGCTGgggatttatttaaaatacaatcCCACTGATACCATCCTGA ctgttccagatgtgtatgtgtttgaaaaGAAATCTCAGACTGAGTCCAGCAGACTGACCCTGACCTGCCTGGCCACGGGCTTCTACCCCAAAGACCTGAAGATGAGACTGAGGAGATTCACCACTTCACTCCCTGATCATCTACTAACATCCTCAGGAGTCAGACCCAATGGTGATGGAACCTaccagctgaggaagagtgTGGACGTCCAGGAGGAAGATACAGCAGGATACGACTGTTCTGTAGAACACAGCTCCCTCCAAGAACCAGAAATTAAACCATGGG ACAGGATACACTTTGCCTCTTCAGGTGTTCAGGATTTGACCTTTGGACTGGTGATTGGACCGGTGGTGTTGGTGGTTTATGTGTTTGGGCTTATTTTCGATCGTAAAAATAAGACAGCAATAA GTGTGAAGAAACATGTTTCTGAAGTTCGATGGGTCATCGTAAATG ATCCTGAGGCTGGTGATTCTGGTGATGTCTCCG GAGTGGGAAACAGTGTTGGATCAAACAACGGCAACAATAAAA ATCTCTGTAAGGGCTTTGAGGTGCTGCACATGATGTGGGTGGAGCAAGGGAGGAGCAgaggataa
- the LOC136695134 gene encoding zinc-alpha-2-glycoprotein-like isoform X1, with protein MGAAELLFFFVFGVLPALGDEHSLFYLYIVHSDRSVNNIYQFSVETLLDDTQLDSYSSRDGIRTPKQSWVKEIEESVWRTGTERLKDDGYLLYEFLNKQMKFSGHDPSERHVLQWRHGCEGETLPDGSVSPLNGFNDLHYDGEDLISYNWALRKWRVSASQSSDLEKRWNNENTYLHSALSQKYEDCLKWLGIYLKYNPTDTILTVPDVYVFEKKSQTESSRLTLTCLATGFYPKDLKMRLRRFTTSLPDHLLTSSGVRPNGDGTYQLRKSVDVQEEDTAGYDCSVEHSSLQEPEIKPWDRIHFASSGVQDLTFGLVIGPVVLVVYVFGLIFDRKNKTAISVKKHVSEVRWVIVNDPEAGDSGDVSGVGNSVGSNNGNNKSDEIHSSTDTGFRERKSDETTVMLEEPSNNPDTTDQLPEEQQTLTPTV; from the exons ATGGGAGCCGCTgaacttttgtttttctttgtgtttggaGTTCTTCCAGCTCTCGGAG ATGAACACTCTCTGTTTTACCTCTACATCGTCCACTCGGACCGCTCTGTGAATAACATCTACCAGTTCAGTGTAGAGACTCTGCTGGACGACACACAGTTGGACTCCTACAGCAGTCGGGACGGTATCAGGACTCCTAAACAGAGCTGGGTGAAGGAGatagaggagagtgtgtggagaACAGGAACTGAGAGGCTCAAGGATGATGGGTATCTTTTATACGAGTTCCTCAACAAACAGATGAAGTTCTCGGGCCATGATCCGTCAG AGCGTCATGTTCTTCAGTGGAGACACGGCTGTGAGGGGGAAACACTTCCTGACGGATCAGTTTCACCTTTAAATGGCTTTAATGATCTTCACTACGATGGAGAAGATTTAATCTCTTATAACTGGGCCCTGAGGAAGTGGAGAGTCTCAGCCTCTCAGAGCAGTGACCTGGAGAAGAGGTGGAATaatgaaaatacatatttacacagtgcTCTCAGTCAAAAATATGAGGACTGTCTGAAGTGGCTGgggatttatttaaaatacaatcCCACTGATACCATCCTGA ctgttccagatgtgtatgtgtttgaaaaGAAATCTCAGACTGAGTCCAGCAGACTGACCCTGACCTGCCTGGCCACGGGCTTCTACCCCAAAGACCTGAAGATGAGACTGAGGAGATTCACCACTTCACTCCCTGATCATCTACTAACATCCTCAGGAGTCAGACCCAATGGTGATGGAACCTaccagctgaggaagagtgTGGACGTCCAGGAGGAAGATACAGCAGGATACGACTGTTCTGTAGAACACAGCTCCCTCCAAGAACCAGAAATTAAACCATGGG ACAGGATACACTTTGCCTCTTCAGGTGTTCAGGATTTGACCTTTGGACTGGTGATTGGACCGGTGGTGTTGGTGGTTTATGTGTTTGGGCTTATTTTCGATCGTAAAAATAAGACAGCAATAA GTGTGAAGAAACATGTTTCTGAAGTTCGATGGGTCATCGTAAATG ATCCTGAGGCTGGTGATTCTGGTGATGTCTCCG GAGTGGGAAACAGTGTTGGATCAAACAACGGCAACAATAAAAGTGATGAAATTCACTCATCAACTGACACTG gtTTCCGTGAGAGGAAAAGTGATGAAACCACTGTGATGCTGGAGGAACCTTCCAATAATCCTGATACAACTGATCAGCTTCCAGAAGAACAGCAGACACTGACCCCTACAGTATAA
- the LOC136695134 gene encoding zinc-alpha-2-glycoprotein-like isoform X2 — translation MGAAELLFFFVFGVLPALGDEHSLFYLYIVHSDRSVNNIYQFSVETLLDDTQLDSYSSRDGIRTPKQSWVKEIEESVWRTGTERLKDDGYLLYEFLNKQMKFSGHDPSERHVLQWRHGCEGETLPDGSVSPLNGFNDLHYDGEDLISYNWALRKWRVSASQSSDLEKRWNNENTYLHSALSQKYEDCLKWLGIYLKYNPTDTILTVPDVYVFEKKSQTESSRLTLTCLATGFYPKDLKMRLRRFTTSLPDHLLTSSGVRPNGDGTYQLRKSVDVQEEDTAGYDCSVEHSSLQEPEIKPWDRIHFASSGVQDLTFGLVIGPVVLVVYVFGLIFDRKNKTAISVKKHVSEVRWVIVNDPEAGDSGDVSGVGNSVGSNNGNNKSFRERKSDETTVMLEEPSNNPDTTDQLPEEQQTLTPTV, via the exons ATGGGAGCCGCTgaacttttgtttttctttgtgtttggaGTTCTTCCAGCTCTCGGAG ATGAACACTCTCTGTTTTACCTCTACATCGTCCACTCGGACCGCTCTGTGAATAACATCTACCAGTTCAGTGTAGAGACTCTGCTGGACGACACACAGTTGGACTCCTACAGCAGTCGGGACGGTATCAGGACTCCTAAACAGAGCTGGGTGAAGGAGatagaggagagtgtgtggagaACAGGAACTGAGAGGCTCAAGGATGATGGGTATCTTTTATACGAGTTCCTCAACAAACAGATGAAGTTCTCGGGCCATGATCCGTCAG AGCGTCATGTTCTTCAGTGGAGACACGGCTGTGAGGGGGAAACACTTCCTGACGGATCAGTTTCACCTTTAAATGGCTTTAATGATCTTCACTACGATGGAGAAGATTTAATCTCTTATAACTGGGCCCTGAGGAAGTGGAGAGTCTCAGCCTCTCAGAGCAGTGACCTGGAGAAGAGGTGGAATaatgaaaatacatatttacacagtgcTCTCAGTCAAAAATATGAGGACTGTCTGAAGTGGCTGgggatttatttaaaatacaatcCCACTGATACCATCCTGA ctgttccagatgtgtatgtgtttgaaaaGAAATCTCAGACTGAGTCCAGCAGACTGACCCTGACCTGCCTGGCCACGGGCTTCTACCCCAAAGACCTGAAGATGAGACTGAGGAGATTCACCACTTCACTCCCTGATCATCTACTAACATCCTCAGGAGTCAGACCCAATGGTGATGGAACCTaccagctgaggaagagtgTGGACGTCCAGGAGGAAGATACAGCAGGATACGACTGTTCTGTAGAACACAGCTCCCTCCAAGAACCAGAAATTAAACCATGGG ACAGGATACACTTTGCCTCTTCAGGTGTTCAGGATTTGACCTTTGGACTGGTGATTGGACCGGTGGTGTTGGTGGTTTATGTGTTTGGGCTTATTTTCGATCGTAAAAATAAGACAGCAATAA GTGTGAAGAAACATGTTTCTGAAGTTCGATGGGTCATCGTAAATG ATCCTGAGGCTGGTGATTCTGGTGATGTCTCCG GAGTGGGAAACAGTGTTGGATCAAACAACGGCAACAATAAAA gtTTCCGTGAGAGGAAAAGTGATGAAACCACTGTGATGCTGGAGGAACCTTCCAATAATCCTGATACAACTGATCAGCTTCCAGAAGAACAGCAGACACTGACCCCTACAGTATAA
- the LOC136694886 gene encoding H-2 class I histocompatibility antigen, D-37 alpha chain-like yields MFLFLLFLPMVLGDEHSLVFLYIVQSDLSVNNIYQFSVETLLDDTQLDFYSSRDGIRTPKQSWVKEIKEREWRTGTEKLYHDGYLLHQFLNKQMEFSGHDPSERHVLQWRHGCEGETLPDGSVSRLNRINDLYYDGEYLISYNWTLRKWTVSASQSSDLEKRWNNEKGDLQKALHYKFEDSF; encoded by the exons ATGTTTTTGTTCCTGCTGTTTCTTCCAATGGTCCTCGGAG ATGAACACTCTCTGGTTTTCCTCTACATCGTCCAGTCAGACCTCTCTGTGAATAACATCTACCAGTTCAGTGTAGAGACTCTGCTGGACGACACACAGTTGGACTTCTACAGCAGTCGGGACGGTATCAGGACTCCTAAACAGAGCTGGGTGAAGGAAATAAAGGAGAGGGAGTGGAGAACAGGAACTGAGAAGCTGTATCATGATGGGTATCTTTTACACCAGTTTCTCAACAAACAGATGGAGTTCTCTGGCCATGATCCGTCAG AGCGTCATGTTCTTCAGTGGAGACACGGCTGTGAGGGGGAAACACTTCCTGACGGATCAGTTTCACGTTTAAACCGCATTAATGATCTTTACTACGATGGAGAATATTTAATCTCTTATAACTGGACCCTGAGGAAGTGGACAGTCTCAGCCTCTCAGAGCAGTGACCTGGAGAAGAGGTGGAATAATGAAAAAGGAGATTTACAGAAAGCTCTTCATTATAAATTTGAGGATT CATTTTGA